The genomic interval tttttaacagtttttttgTGGGGATCAAGCCTAACTGGGCCTTCACAGCATGCCATTGTACTGATGGACCCAATTGTTAAATAGGGAGTTTTGAGGATTTCCTGTCTTGCCTTGGGGTGTTTAGAAGGTTGTATGTCTTGCAATTTCCAGTGAACCCTTTTTTTGAGAGCTAGAGCTGGATCTTGCTCTGCTCCCACTCATACATGGCACCGCCGAGACTTATTTAGAATCTGATGAGAGGCTTGCAAGGATGTCCTCATGTTACACTTATGTTGTCATTTCAAGTCTCCCTTACTTTCTCACTTCATAATCATGTTCATAATCCACCAGGCATTTGCTTTGTAGgtggacagagaaggagaggagaggagcaggacgTTTGGATCAGACCTTCTTTTGAAGTCGCCCTCACTATCATCTTCGTCACCATCACCCTCAGCTGAGCCATGTCTTCGTCAGGGTGCTGCCACCTACCTGGCTCCCTTTGTGATTACTCCGGGAACGCAGAATCTGATGCCTCCAAGGATTCGGAGGAGTCTGATTCTACCGCACAGGCCCAATACATTGCCAAAGTTACAGCTAAAGATGGCCGCCCACTCTCCTACCGTTGTAAAAGCGGTGAGCTTGCAGAGgtaagagaggggagaactcaCTCTTAATGAATATACTATAATTACACTTTATTTTGGTTAATCATCACATTCTTTACTTTGCTCCACAGTGATGTGGGCATGTGTCGGATTTGTCatgagggagctggaggggagaCACTGCTCTCACCCTGCGACTGCACTGGTACGCTGGGTAAAGTGCACAAGAGCTGCTTGGAGAAGTGGCTGTCCTCCTCCAACACCAGCTACTGTGAACTCTGTCACACAGAATTCACTATTGAACGACGACCACAACCACTCACACAGGTTAGATGGTTTTTACTGCATGGATACATGCATGTACTTTCCTTTTATTCCCTCTTTGTTTGTACACAAAGAGGTGGAAATGAGCAAGACTACATTGTTTAAACCAAGGAGACTATTATGTATTTGGCCTTGTCCTCAGATTTTAAGTACAAGGTTTTGTAAGTGTCTGTAAGATTGATGTTAAGCCATGTATGGCATGTGTGAATCATCAGGATATGAGATGAATTGCTCATAATGATAAGATGGTTGCCAGACCTTGTAATACGAGCTCAATCAATGCATTTATATTAGTTATACAGTAAAactcacacttttttttttaatttgttgtaaTAGTCTGAGATGAATCAACATTAACATCTAGCTGACACTGTAGAAAGCTGTAGAAACCAAATTCACTCTTCATTTTGTTCTTGCTCAGTGGCTGAAGGACCCAGGCCCTCGCAGTGAGAAGCGCACGCTGCTGTGCGACATGGCCTGCTTCCTGCTCATCACACCGCTGGCAGCCATCTCTGGCTGGCTGTGTCTGAGGGGAGCCCAGGACCATCTGCAACTGAAGAGCAGATTGGAGGCTGTTGGCCTCATCGCCCTCACTATCGCCCTCTTCACCATCTACATCCTCTGGACACTGGTAACTAATTGTAACTGTTGACTGTTTTTCATCTCTGGCATCGTTACACACACAAGCTAGTTCTAGTATTTATTTTTCGTGGTGTCCCACATGGATTTGGAAGAACAAATGTgaacgcacacagacacaatacaaAGACAAGCACACCAACAGATCTACCAGATCTATATTCTGCTGTTTTCTGGTCCCAATATGACCTTGAATAGCACTTGCACAAAGTCGAAACATATTGAGATTTGAGGGCATGTGCAACTTGATAATCTCTGGCACAGAGCACTCATTTGTTTGAAAGTTGGCCAGATAGCtcatgcaggcacacacatgcatactcaTTGAGAAGAGTAAGAATAAGCCGTCTCATACTCTGCACATTTCCTTAATCATATACTGTATTGTAATTTGGAAACTTTCTTCAGAAACCCAAACCTCTAATCTTCAGTAAAAGAATCATTACAAATTTCCAACTGTGAACGATTAGCCCGTTTTGCGTACAGCTGGTGTAGCAATTGCAGCTTCAGTCAGCAGATTGTTCCTGTGCTGCAGACGTACTATTCTGTCTCAAATAACTTGGTGTCAGTTTAATTAATGTTTGTCTTCCCTCCTCTGTCACTGCCTGTCTTGCCCCCTCTCCTTCCATTTCAACCTCAGGTGTCATTTCGGTATCACTGTCAGTTGTACTCGGAGTGGAGGAGGACCAATCAGAAAGTGCGCCTGCTCATGCCTGACATGAAAGGGGCGCACACCACCCAACGTTCTGTGCCGACCAAGTCGACCAAGAAAATGACTGATGAGACCATCGTATGAGTGCAGAGCGCTGGCAAGaggaatatttaaaataacGCCCACTGAAGCgctttctaaaaaaacaaaattaatcGTATTAATAAACTTTTGCACTTCATAAGGACCATTCTAAAAGGGGAGAGAAACATTCTCCacctgttttcttttattgaagCACTTGATGTAAACTACTACGGTGGCCGCAAAAGCCACAAAAGTGGTTCTGGGAAGAACTCATTCCGGAGTCAGAGACGATGTTGAAACGCGGAGTTGTCACCGGACAGCCAGTGTTGGGATGGGAACGACTGAAGACGTGGATAATGGACTAACCTGCCCAACTGTATGTCCGTTACACAAACTTATGAAATACTAAGACACGAGCTAATGTAGCAGGATATAACTGATTCAGCATGCTACTACAGTATAATATGAAGCATATTCACTACCTATAATTCCCCCATGCCCCTTCACAATGTATTTAGCTGTTTTTTGAACAATGGGGCAGCCAATAGCCCGGCAGAGGATAATAACCTAAAAACATGATTGACAAAGTCTACCTGTGAATATTCTTTGTCAACAAGTAGAGGGCGACAGTCGCTCATACCAACGTTGTTGTCTACTATCTGAACCCCTCTGAAGTTTCCTGGTAAAGCTTTATCATTGCTGTATGAACGgtgaaaatctaattattttccTGTTTAGACAACAGCTAAGGCACCATATATTTATCACACTTGTCACAGGGTCGGTGAAGATTGTGGTATGTGGGATAACCGCAGCCGTTATACTGCAGTGCAGTGATGTATAAGTAAATGGTATTGAAGGAGCAGAAAAGTGTTTACATTCTAAATGTCTCTGCTAATGTCATAAAAGTGCATTAGCAAACGGCCCTGCTCCACTTGTAAATGCACCATTCATTAATTGAGCTGCCTAGCAAAGACCAGAAGTTATGTCGTACATCACAAGAGATGCAGTTTAAATAGAAGAGATACAGATATCTTCAGAATAGTGAGACTACAGACTTTTGTCGGATATGGAAACACAGAGATGTACCAGAGCAGGCTTGTATTCAGTAAAGCtgcaaaagagaaatgtgttttgagaCGTCAATGTATGCAGCATATGCTATACAAAGTATTGTGTGTCATTGTAGTCTTCCTGCTGCATCCCCGGAAAAGTTGGGTTATTGTGCAATAAAACACGAGGGACTCCTGGACTAAATCAATGTGAAATGTCACTTGTTTATTGGTTGTTTATGTATATCTTTGGAAATATATCTAATGATAAATCGCTGTAGGGATCGTGCCCTGTGATTTCATAATGCTCTCAATGTTTTCCCATTTAAGTTGTTTGTGCTGGGCGACCTTTAACTCATTCTTTGAAGGACAGTCAGTGTATACTGTGAACATTTACCCAAGTGCAGTACTAAAGTACAATTTCAgtctatgttatacttctactgtGATACATTTAAGAAGGAAAGTCGACCACTTATTTGACAACaatagttacttttcagattaagattttagaTAAAAACTGGTTTACATTGCTAATACATCCATACATTGCAGCTTCCCATCATTTTTGACCTGCAATAGCTGACAAAAAAGCAGTGTCTGGTTGGGGGCCAATGtcacatttaagaagaaaaGTTGTTATCTGCTCCACCAAAGAGTGGTCTCCCCTTTTTAGATGTTCAGATGGTCTCATTAAATTAACTATTTGATGCCTAAAGAGATTTTAAAAATCCTATATTTTACAGAAAGGGCTAAAGATTCTGCTCAATGAGTAAAGATGTGTGTAGCACAACGTTCCTTTTATTTCATaccccattaatcatctcaaCTCCATCAAGTTATTGTGTGGGTATAATGAGATATAATGATTTGTGTATAAAGTTGATCAAACTAGCTCCACCTTGACCAGAAACAACAGTAGAATGCTGCTtatgcattaatgcattaataatgtaatggtattacattacagttcatttagctgatggtTTTgaccaaagcgacgtacaaaaagtgtaaacaatcatgagggtacaactccgaacagcaagaatcttgtaagtacaatagcttcaaataggtacaatcgtataagtgaacactgtcttcaaataaaccagtttgaagtgcaacataagtgcaacatacagaaacagtaattacaaattcaactattagctataaataagccaaactaatataagtgcaacatacaaagaacagttttatttttattttttctcttcattcgccgaggtgcagtcgaaacaggtgagttttcagtctgcgacggaaggtgtgaagattgtctgctgtcctgacatcaatggggaggtcgttccaccattttggagccaggatagcaaacaggcgggttttgtttgaggggaatctgggtcccactcgtagtgagggagtggcgagccgattggtcgatgCTGAgtgaagtgaacgcgctggggtgtacggtttgaccatggccatggtatattataataaataaatatcagtaGGCGTTACAAGGTCCAGCATCACTGAGCAGgtacagtgtgttgtgtgtgtatttgtggctAAAACTATAATTACAGCCtggtctgtccaaaatgtcatcacttaattattttatactataaGAGAAATTGTCGTAATTAGCgaatgaattcttgagttatggacAAAAAAtggttttgtgaggtcacagtgaccttgacctttgaccaccaaaatatTATCAGTAAATCTTTTGCCAAATTTTAAGAAATATACTTCTAGGTAATTCTGAGATATAGCGTTCATGAGAATGATACGGACGGACAACCTGAAAACATTATGCCTCCAGCAACAGCTGCTGCCGGCGCAGAGGCATAAATAAAAGAGGACACAACAACATAATATTGTAAAATTTAATTTCATggcattaatataatgtatgtgagCGGACAAGCTatcaaaatcaaaacaacaaaaaaagaatatattttacacaaaatgaaataaGCATCAGCAGAGTAACAACCACTTTTGAGATGATGACtgaacgaggaggaggaggaggaggaggaggaggaggaggaggaggaaagccCAAAAACAGGACTGCTGGTACGACTGAAACAGGCACGATTCAGAGCCATGGCCTCCAACATGTGGCAATAACCGTCTACCAGGGAGATGTCAAGGCTTACAACAAGATCTCAGGCAGAgctgttctgctacactatcaTGGGTAACTGGCAGCACCATCAGTCCTGTTTTTGCACTGGGATGTAGCAGATTATACCTGGGTCGGATTACAATTTGAAATCAATTCAAACACTTCTTTCTGGAATTGATCATTTGTGGCATAAAGGAACTGACTCCActgatctaaaaaaaaaaagtgcggATTCGGACAATATTGCACCGCAGGCGGATGGAAGCATACCAACACTGTGGATTTCAACTAATAATCGACCCAGGTGTGGAGGGACGGTTGCC from Cottoperca gobio chromosome 17, fCotGob3.1, whole genome shotgun sequence carries:
- the LOC115023032 gene encoding LOW QUALITY PROTEIN: E3 ubiquitin-protein ligase MARCH2-like (The sequence of the model RefSeq protein was modified relative to this genomic sequence to represent the inferred CDS: deleted 1 base in 1 codon); the encoded protein is MSSSGCCHLPGSLCDYSGNAESDASKDSEESDSTAQAQYIAKVTAKDGRPLSTVVKAVSLQSDVGMCRICHEGAGGETLLSPCDCTGTLGKVHKSCLEKWLSSSNTSYCELCHTEFTIERRPQPLTQWLKDPGPRSEKRTLLCDMACFLLITPLAAISGWLCLRGAQDHLQLKSRLEAVGLIALTIALFTIYILWTLVSFRYHCQLYSEWRRTNQKVRLLMPDMKGAHTTQRSVPTKSTKKMTDETIV